The nucleotide sequence CCTTCTGATTCTTCAGCTTCTCTCTTTGCACTTGTTCAATCGGTAAAATATCTGTTGCTTTGAAAGTCAAAGCTGCATGAACAGCATTCAAATCACGTGCTAATTTTCGCAATCCCATCGGTTCTAATGAAGCAGCGTGATCGGTTCCTTTCCAGGTTCTATCTAAAGTATAATGCCTTTCGATGATGTTTGCTCCTAAAGTATAAGCTGCCATATCAACTGCAATTCCTAAGTGATGTCCTGAAAAACCAATATATTTTACTTTGGCTTCGTACTTTTGTTTTAATAGATTAATATCTAACAAACATACATCTTCAAAAGGAACTGGATAACCTGAAGTACAGTTGTAAAGTACTAAATCATTATTTCGACCTTTGGACACAAAGAAATCAACTAAATCCTCGGTTTCATTCTTGGTCGTCATTCCTGTAGAAATATGAATTTCGCCTTGATAGTTTTCACACAACCAATCCAACATTTTATAATTGTTATTACAAGCCGAAGGAATTTTAATAAACTCAGGATTCAGCGATGCAATTTCTTTGGCTGATGTTAAATCCCAAACGGAAGTTGAATAAACAACCCCAACTTCCTCACAATAGGCTTTCAATTCAGCATGCTGTTGCACATCAAACTCCAGAAACTCTCTATGTTCGCCATAGGTAGCACCATACGAATTACTCTCATTAGGGTGGGGTGCAAGGTATTGAGCCTCGGTCAATAACTCTTTATTGTTGCGTTTTTGAAATTTTACTGCATCAACATTACAAAATATTTTAGCGATTTTAATAAGCTCTTTGGCTATTTCCATATCCCCTTTGTGATTACATCCAATTTCGGCAATAACATAAGGCTTTTTATAGTGATTCATTTTTTCCTTTTCTTAAAGTAAATATTTTTTATACTCTATTATTATATTTTCAAGGGATAATTATTCTTGATTAATTCAGCTGTCAGTCTGAGC is from Flavobacterium sp. NG2 and encodes:
- a CDS encoding N-acetylneuraminate synthase family protein is translated as MNHYKKPYVIAEIGCNHKGDMEIAKELIKIAKIFCNVDAVKFQKRNNKELLTEAQYLAPHPNESNSYGATYGEHREFLEFDVQQHAELKAYCEEVGVVYSTSVWDLTSAKEIASLNPEFIKIPSACNNNYKMLDWLCENYQGEIHISTGMTTKNETEDLVDFFVSKGRNNDLVLYNCTSGYPVPFEDVCLLDINLLKQKYEAKVKYIGFSGHHLGIAVDMAAYTLGANIIERHYTLDRTWKGTDHAASLEPMGLRKLARDLNAVHAALTFKATDILPIEQVQREKLKNQKG